In a genomic window of Erigeron canadensis isolate Cc75 chromosome 5, C_canadensis_v1, whole genome shotgun sequence:
- the LOC122599432 gene encoding uncharacterized protein LOC122599432: MNNQFHSSLSTYTRPDLFPTEDDDEELFGIMAECVDLFEQGESSRPYIPRMVVDKDRYGADERLMAAYFNENPKYSLKSFRQRFRMSRPMFMRIVNDIISYPSRNPSHVPLHFKRMQDKQLDARGKPGFSTIQKCVCAIVNWRMATIPTRLRSIYRWVKKQQGMYTCIDQHRRTYNACTLDMKSFMASQAYSEALIACTGLGRIVPRHNKSPLFREIIEDRAPDSSFTVNGTHYKKGYYLADGIYPEWSTLVKSYSCPQGEKRKKFKKFHESARKDVKRAFGGLQNSWHILTQPGRSKA, encoded by the exons ATGAACAACCAGTTTCATTCAAGTTTATCAACGTACACGAGACCCGATTTGTTTCCTACTGAAGACGATGATGAAGAGCTTTTTGGCATCATGGCCGAATGTGTTGATTtgtttgaacaaggtgaatcatCAAGACCATACATACCCCGTATGGTCGTCGACAAAGATCGATATGGTGCTGACGAGCGCCTAATGGCAGCTTACTTTAACGAAAACCCAAAGTATTCGTTGAAGAGCTTTAGGCAACGATTCCGTATGTCTAGACCTATGTTCATGCGCATTGTGAACGACATAATATCATACCCATCTCGCAATCCAAGTCATGTGCCTTTGCATTTTAAAagaatgcaagacaagcagcTTGATGCCCGAGGAAAGCCTGGTTTCAGCACCATCCAAAAGTGTGTATGCGCCATCGTCAATTGGCGTATGGCTACAATCCCGACTCGCTTGAGGAGTATCTACAGATGGGTGAAGAAACAACAAG GGATGTATACTTGCATAGACCAACACCGGAGGACATACAACGCTTGTACGCTCGACATGAAGAGCTTTATGGCTTCCCAGGCATACTCGGAAGCATTGATTGCATGCACTGGCCTTGGAAGAATTGTACCAAGGCATAACAAG TCGCCTTTATTTAGGGAAATTATTGAAGATCGTGCACCTGATAGCTCGTTCACTGTTAATGGTACCCACTACAAAAAAGGTTACTATCTCGCAGACGGCATTTATCCCGAATGGTCGACTTTGGTAAAGTCATATTCATGCCCTCAAGGTGAGAAGCggaagaaatttaaaaagtttcacGAAAGTGCCCGGAAGGATGTCAAGCGTGCCTTTGGAGGGCTTCAAAACTCATGGCACATTCTAACCCAACCAGGAAGATCAAAAGCGTGA